In the genome of Mauremys mutica isolate MM-2020 ecotype Southern chromosome 8, ASM2049712v1, whole genome shotgun sequence, one region contains:
- the ADRA1B gene encoding alpha-1B adrenergic receptor, whose protein sequence is MIFKMNTYLDDNYNSSLPGYLDYSVLSNGSLTENNSNQSASNLNLPALDITRAIIVGLVLGAFILFTIVGNILVILSVACNRHLRIPTNYFIINLAIADLLLSFTVLPFSATLEILGYWALGRIFCDIWAAVDVMCCTASILSLCAISIDRYIGVSYSLQYPTLVTRRKAILALLSVWVLSTVISIGPLLGWKEPAPKDDKECRITEEPFYALFSSLGSFYIPLIVILVMYCRVYIVAKRTTKNLEAGVMKEMCDSKELTLRIHSRNIHEDTFNSSKSKGHHPRNSIAFKLFKFSREKKAAKTLGIVVGMFILCWLPFFIALPLGSMFPALKPPEAIFKIIFWLGYFNSCLNPIIYPCSSKEFKRAFIRILKCQCHRRRRLGWWAYNYRNWNQGSFERSRKDSLEDSRSFLSGSQRTLSSATPSPSYLSKVTHPHMEMYTFQEWKSSSSFLSPLQEGSRRKDSCHLFTFKLPTEHNGHIAAGSQASSNGGCKTICDTLNSTADCRMAVEMSEF, encoded by the exons CCTTGGATATCACTAGGGCTATAATTGTGGGGCTTGTCCTAGGTGCCTTCATACTTTTTACTATAGTAGGTAACATCTTGGTAATTCTCTCTGTAGCTTGCAATAGGCATTTAAGAATCCCTACGAACTACTTCATAATTAACCTCGCAATAGCAGACTTGTTGCTGAGTTTTACTGTCCTTCCGTTTTCTGCTACACTAGAAATTCTTGGCTATTGGGCTTTAGGGAGGATATTCTGTGATATTTGGGCAGCGGTTGATGTGATGTGCTGTACTGCTTCTATCTTAAGCCTGTGTGCAATttctatagatagatatatagggGTGAGTTATTCACTTCAGTATCCGACTTTGGTAACTAGAAGGAAAGCAATTCTTGCCCTCCTAAGTGTCTGGGTCCTCTCCACAGTAATCTCCATTGGACCTCTTCTGGGGTGGAAGGAACCAGCACCCAAGGACGATAAAGAGTGCCGCATCACTGAAGAACCTTTCTATGCCTTGTTTTCTTCTTTGGGGTCATTTTACATTCCTTTGATTGTCATACTGGTGATGTACTGTAGAGTCTACATAGTGGCCAAAAGAACAACTAAAAACCTGGAAGCTGGGGTCATGAAAGAAATGTGCGATTCCAAGGAGCTGACCTTAAGGATTCACTCCCGGAACATTCACGAGGACACTTTCAACAGCAGCAAGAGCAAGGGGCACCACCCCAGAAACTCCATAGCTTTCAAACTTTTTAAATTCTCTCGAGAAAAGAAGGCAGCCAAGACCTTGGGAATTGTAGTTGGCATGTTTATTTTGTGCTGGCTACCTTTCTTCATAGCTCTGCCTCTAG GGTCTATGTTTCCTGCTTTGAAGCCACCTGAAGCCATCTTCAAGATAATTTTTTGGCTTGGCTACTTCAACAGCTGCTTGAACCCAATCATCTACCCCTGCTCAAGCAAAGAGTTCAAGAGGGCTTTTATACGGATCCTGAAGTGCCAGTGCCACCGGCGGAGGCGGCTGGGGTGGTGGGCCTACAACTACAGGAACTGGAACCAAGGCTCCTTCGAACGCTCCCGCAAAGACTCATTAGAAGACAGCAGAAGCTTCCTAAGTGGCAGTCAGAGGACATTATCCTCAGCCACCCCGAGCCCCAGCTACCTGAGCAAAGTCACTCACCCTCACATGGAAATGTACACATTCCAGGAGTGGAAGAGCTCCAGCTCCTTCCTGAGCCCCCTACAGGAAGGCAGCAGGCGAAAGGACTCATGCCACCTCTTCACCTTCAAGCTCCCAACAGAGCACAATGGACATATCGCTGCTGGCAGCCAAGCCTCAAGCAATGGGGGCTGCAAGACCATCTGTGACACACTGAACAGCACAGCTGATTGCAGAATGGCTGTTGAAATGAGCGAATTCTAA